Proteins from a genomic interval of Youhaiella tibetensis:
- a CDS encoding NAD(P)-dependent alcohol dehydrogenase: protein MTKAQALVLERQHELKLREIDLPMDVGPGMVKIKIHTVGVCGSDVHYYTHGRIGPFVVNAPMVLGHEAAGTVVEVGQGVTHLKVGDRVCMEPGIPDPNSRASRLGMYNVDPAVTFWATPPIHGVLTPYVVHPANYTFKLPDNVSFAEGAMVEPFAVGMQAATKARITPGDTAVVLGAGPIGTMVAIAALAGGCARAIVADLAQPKLDIAARYQGVIPVNIREKNIVSEVKRLTDDWGADIVFECSGSPKAWETIMDLPRPGGTIVVVGLPVEPAAFDIATASTKEIRIETVFRYAHQYDRAIALFASGRVDLKPLISETFAFEDSVAAFDRAVEARPSDVKLQIRMPD from the coding sequence ATGACTAAAGCCCAAGCGCTCGTGCTCGAGCGCCAGCACGAACTGAAATTGCGCGAAATCGACCTGCCGATGGACGTCGGCCCGGGCATGGTCAAGATCAAGATCCACACCGTGGGCGTCTGCGGGTCTGACGTTCATTACTATACCCACGGACGTATCGGTCCATTCGTGGTCAATGCGCCCATGGTGCTCGGCCACGAGGCTGCCGGCACGGTCGTCGAGGTCGGGCAGGGGGTTACCCATCTCAAGGTCGGCGACCGCGTCTGCATGGAGCCGGGCATTCCCGATCCCAATTCGCGCGCCTCGCGCCTGGGCATGTACAATGTCGATCCGGCCGTTACCTTCTGGGCCACCCCACCGATCCACGGCGTCCTCACCCCCTATGTCGTCCACCCCGCCAACTACACCTTCAAGCTCCCCGACAATGTGAGCTTTGCCGAGGGCGCCATGGTCGAGCCCTTCGCCGTGGGTATGCAGGCCGCCACCAAGGCCCGCATCACCCCCGGCGACACCGCCGTCGTCCTCGGCGCCGGCCCCATCGGCACCATGGTCGCCATCGCCGCCCTTGCCGGCGGGTGCGCCCGCGCCATCGTCGCCGACCTCGCCCAGCCCAAGCTCGACATCGCCGCGCGCTACCAGGGCGTGATCCCGGTCAACATCCGCGAAAAGAACATCGTGTCGGAAGTGAAGCGCCTCACCGACGACTGGGGCGCAGATATCGTTTTCGAGTGCTCGGGCTCGCCAAAAGCCTGGGAAACCATCATGGACCTGCCGCGCCCCGGCGGCACCATCGTCGTCGTCGGCCTCCCGGTCGAACCCGCCGCCTTCGACATCGCCACCGCCTCCACCAAGGAAATCCGCATCGAAACGGTCTTCCGCTACGCCCACCAATACGACCGCGCCATCGCCCTTTTCGCCTCGGGCCGCGTGGACCTCAAACCGCTCATCTCGGAAACCTTCGCCTTCGAGGATTCCGTCGCCGCATTTGACCGCGCCGTGGAAGCAAGGCCAAGCGACGTCAAACTGCAGATTCGCATGCCGGACTGA
- a CDS encoding DUF3008 family protein, with amino-acid sequence MPARSKAQQEAAGVALAAKRGEAKVGDLKGASKEMYDSMSEKELEEFASTKRKSLPEHVSKRH; translated from the coding sequence ATGCCCGCTCGTTCCAAAGCCCAGCAGGAGGCCGCCGGCGTCGCCCTCGCCGCCAAGCGCGGCGAAGCCAAGGTCGGCGACCTCAAGGGCGCCTCCAAGGAAATGTACGATTCCATGAGCGAAAAGGAGCTCGAGGAGTTCGCTTCCACCAAGCGCAAGTCACTGCCGGAGCACGTCTCCAAGCGACATTGA
- a CDS encoding putative bifunctional diguanylate cyclase/phosphodiesterase, with translation MSLIASMAGAHNAYLVLLAAVVCVMGVAVAIRLLLRARAAHGGARFSWLFMMGVAGGASIWCTHFIAMIAYQPGVPVSYDPVTTALSAMIAMAGCFLAGGIAVEQRLPLSWEVGGLVFGASVSLMHFIGMSGYVMDGGQHVMVFSAGYVAMALSLALLLGLAGFSLLKKGASRRNFLAVNSLLTLSIVGLHFTGMAAMHDVVLCLSGFVDHTSGLGLAFAAGGMALLILGTGLASSFLDSSVRKETSDRVREIINHDALTGLPNRDWFVREGVSLVSDGVNDMRLAAVVINIDRFRDINNILGHAEGDRVLRTIANRFKSALMPTEIVARTRGDEFAVMRAVFDDMDVPMLIKRLQSAIAMRLETPDGGLEVTARFGVAIFPDDADDIEALLDNADLAMSRVKNLHNTDVGYYQADLDELARQRRTMVVELSRAIESDQFELHYQVQKHVQTHEVVGYEALVRWRHPERGMVSPMEFIPLAEHSGLIVPLGEHVLRLACRQAAAWPRPYKVAVNVSPVQMLDDSLPRLIEQVLDETGLDPSRLEVEITESTLVADPEHTVRILKAVRSLGVSVALDDFGTGYSTLASLSLFPFDRIKLDKAFLSEIDRSPQAKAIVQAVLTIGKSLNIPVLAEGVEREDQMELLREEGCSEAQGYLLGRPAPTITIPDVVVPLRLVDRASA, from the coding sequence ATGTCGTTGATCGCCAGCATGGCAGGCGCGCACAACGCTTACCTCGTTCTTCTTGCGGCAGTTGTCTGCGTGATGGGCGTGGCCGTTGCGATCCGTCTGTTGCTGCGAGCCAGAGCTGCGCATGGCGGTGCGCGGTTCAGTTGGCTCTTCATGATGGGCGTTGCCGGTGGCGCGTCCATCTGGTGTACCCATTTCATCGCCATGATCGCCTATCAGCCAGGCGTGCCGGTCAGCTACGATCCGGTCACGACGGCGCTGTCCGCCATGATCGCCATGGCTGGCTGTTTCCTGGCGGGCGGCATTGCCGTGGAGCAGCGACTGCCGCTCTCCTGGGAGGTCGGCGGCCTCGTCTTCGGCGCATCGGTGAGCCTGATGCACTTCATCGGCATGTCCGGCTACGTCATGGATGGCGGCCAGCATGTGATGGTGTTTTCGGCCGGGTATGTCGCCATGGCACTTTCGCTGGCGCTGCTGCTCGGCCTCGCCGGTTTCTCGCTCCTCAAGAAGGGTGCGTCCCGCCGCAACTTCCTCGCCGTCAACTCGCTCCTGACGCTTTCGATCGTCGGCCTGCACTTCACGGGCATGGCGGCGATGCATGACGTGGTCTTGTGTCTTTCCGGGTTCGTCGATCACACCTCAGGCCTGGGCCTCGCCTTTGCGGCTGGCGGCATGGCGCTCCTGATCCTGGGCACCGGGCTTGCCAGCAGCTTCCTCGACTCCTCGGTGCGCAAGGAAACCTCGGACCGCGTGCGCGAGATCATCAACCACGATGCGCTCACGGGGCTACCCAATCGCGATTGGTTCGTGCGCGAGGGGGTGAGCCTGGTCAGCGATGGGGTCAACGACATGCGCCTGGCCGCGGTCGTCATCAACATCGACCGCTTCCGCGACATCAATAATATCCTGGGTCATGCCGAGGGCGACCGGGTGCTGCGCACCATCGCCAACCGCTTCAAGAGCGCCCTGATGCCGACCGAGATCGTCGCCCGTACCAGGGGCGACGAATTTGCCGTGATGCGCGCCGTGTTCGACGACATGGACGTGCCCATGCTCATCAAGCGGCTGCAATCTGCCATCGCGATGCGGCTGGAAACGCCGGATGGCGGGCTTGAAGTGACCGCACGCTTCGGCGTGGCGATCTTCCCGGACGACGCTGACGACATCGAGGCGCTGCTCGACAATGCGGACCTCGCCATGAGCCGGGTCAAAAACCTTCACAACACCGATGTCGGCTACTACCAGGCCGATCTCGACGAGCTGGCACGGCAGCGCCGCACGATGGTGGTCGAGCTCAGCCGCGCCATCGAATCCGATCAGTTCGAGCTCCACTACCAGGTCCAGAAGCACGTGCAGACGCACGAAGTGGTGGGCTACGAGGCGCTGGTGCGCTGGCGCCATCCCGAGCGGGGCATGGTCTCGCCGATGGAGTTCATCCCGCTGGCCGAGCATTCGGGCCTCATCGTGCCGCTGGGCGAGCACGTGCTGCGTCTGGCGTGCCGGCAGGCTGCGGCCTGGCCGCGTCCCTACAAGGTTGCCGTCAACGTTTCGCCTGTGCAGATGCTCGATGACAGCCTGCCGCGGCTGATCGAGCAGGTGCTCGACGAAACCGGTCTCGATCCGTCCCGGCTCGAGGTCGAGATCACCGAGAGCACGCTCGTGGCCGATCCGGAGCACACCGTGCGCATCCTCAAGGCCGTCCGTTCGCTGGGCGTGTCGGTGGCGCTCGATGACTTCGGCACGGGTTATTCGACCCTGGCCTCGCTCAGCCTCTTCCCGTTCGACCGCATCAAGCTGGACAAGGCGTTCCTCTCCGAGATCGATCGCAGCCCGCAGGCCAAGGCCATCGTCCAGGCCGTTCTTACCATCGGCAAGAGCCTCAATATTCCGGTGCTTGCAGAGGGCGTGGAGCGGGAGGATCAGATGGAGCTGCTGCGCGAGGAAGGGTGCTCGGAAGCGCAGGGTTACCTGCTCGGACGGCCCGCGCCCACCATCACCATTCCCGACGTGGTGGTGCCCCTGCGGCTCGTCGACCGCGCCAGCGCCTGA
- a CDS encoding MgtC/SapB family protein, with amino-acid sequence MDFSSAIGLVDTHTPQHIIFIRLILAALFGGMIGFEREMHREGAGLRTHILIAMAACLFTLLTIELFETFGGSPNSRADPIRAVEAVTAGVAFLGAGAIFRRPHDVKGITTGAGMWLAGAVGLATALGYYIVGFVTAIFAIIVLSVLQALKTRIDSRAAPDQDEEH; translated from the coding sequence ATGGATTTTTCGAGTGCGATCGGACTGGTTGATACCCATACGCCGCAGCACATCATCTTCATCCGCCTCATCCTGGCGGCGCTTTTCGGCGGGATGATCGGGTTCGAGCGCGAGATGCATCGCGAGGGCGCGGGGTTGCGTACCCATATTCTCATCGCCATGGCTGCGTGCCTGTTCACCCTGCTCACCATCGAACTGTTCGAAACCTTCGGTGGTTCGCCCAATAGCCGCGCAGATCCTATTCGCGCCGTGGAGGCGGTAACCGCCGGGGTCGCCTTTCTGGGGGCAGGCGCCATCTTCCGGCGGCCCCACGACGTCAAGGGCATCACGACGGGAGCGGGCATGTGGCTGGCGGGCGCCGTCGGGCTGGCGACCGCGCTCGGCTACTACATCGTCGGGTTCGTGACGGCGATCTTTGCCATCATTGTCCTGTCGGTCCTCCAGGCCTTGAAGACGCGGATCGACAGCCGCGCGGCGCCCGATCAGGATGAGGAACACTAG
- a CDS encoding SDR family NAD(P)-dependent oxidoreductase: MDLGLRDKVAIITGGSVGIGLAVAEGLAAEGANLVLVARNPDRVDAEAARIADKYGILVHGVAADVATAEGCNAVISGAQKAFGGADILINNAGTGSNETIQEATDEKWQYYWDLHVMAAVRLARGIVPQMKKRGGGVVLHNASICAVQPLWYEPIYNTTKSALMMFSKTLSTEVVGDNIRVNCINPGLILTPDWVKTARQLAGEDGYQAHLQGVADEYAAMKRFGTPEELAHFFVFLCSDKATYSTGSTYFVDGGMLKTI, encoded by the coding sequence ATGGACCTCGGCCTTCGCGACAAGGTCGCCATCATCACCGGCGGTTCGGTCGGCATCGGCCTGGCGGTTGCCGAAGGACTGGCAGCCGAGGGCGCCAATCTCGTTCTCGTCGCGCGCAATCCCGATCGCGTCGACGCCGAAGCGGCCCGCATTGCCGATAAGTACGGCATTCTCGTCCATGGCGTCGCCGCCGATGTGGCGACCGCCGAGGGTTGTAATGCCGTCATTTCGGGAGCCCAGAAGGCGTTCGGCGGCGCCGACATTCTCATCAACAATGCGGGCACGGGCTCGAACGAGACCATCCAGGAAGCTACGGATGAAAAGTGGCAATATTACTGGGATTTGCACGTGATGGCCGCCGTCCGGCTGGCGCGGGGCATCGTGCCCCAGATGAAGAAGCGCGGGGGCGGCGTGGTGCTCCACAACGCTTCGATCTGCGCCGTCCAGCCGCTCTGGTACGAGCCGATCTACAACACCACCAAGTCCGCCCTGATGATGTTCTCAAAGACGCTTTCCACCGAAGTCGTGGGCGACAATATCCGGGTCAACTGCATCAATCCGGGGCTCATCCTTACGCCCGACTGGGTCAAGACCGCGCGGCAACTGGCGGGGGAAGACGGATACCAGGCGCACCTCCAGGGCGTCGCTGACGAATACGCCGCCATGAAGCGGTTCGGAACGCCAGAGGAACTGGCGCATTTCTTCGTTTTCCTCTGCTCGGACAAGGCGACCTATTCGACGGGGTCCACCTATTTCGTGGATGGAGGCATGCTCAAGACCATCTAG